In one Paenibacillus antri genomic region, the following are encoded:
- a CDS encoding helix-turn-helix transcriptional regulator, translating to MKKVERINVIMRYINNRAHFTISEIMHEFNVSRSTAIRDIREIEAMGMPLVAEVGRDGGYFVMSNSVLPTVRFSDNEIKALFIAFMATRNLQLPYLKSRHSLAEKLLGLISENQQDDLVLLNRTLLFEGTNPHNPDLLDLSDLPHPMLEQLIQILLKDSYLVVSVEEGREINSYTIYLMHLYREKSAWQIEGFDLEEEKRRIIPVDYLTDVKPYPGKKRISKKKIAEQLSKQEEAVNLVLELGPKAIAQFKKYHPLKISISYTNPYQTTAILKTFVHVNRPDELAEMTNWLLFLGGDIKVREIPKEVVEGLQERVRLLGNAQGPLF from the coding sequence ATGAAAAAAGTAGAACGGATTAACGTCATCATGCGGTACATCAACAACCGCGCCCATTTTACGATTTCGGAAATCATGCATGAATTTAACGTCTCCCGCTCGACGGCGATTCGAGATATCCGGGAAATTGAAGCGATGGGAATGCCTCTGGTCGCCGAAGTCGGGAGGGACGGGGGGTATTTCGTGATGAGCAACTCCGTCCTGCCCACTGTCCGCTTTAGCGACAATGAGATCAAAGCGCTGTTTATCGCCTTCATGGCCACGCGAAATTTGCAACTCCCTTATCTCAAGAGTCGCCACTCTTTAGCGGAAAAATTGCTCGGCCTCATCTCCGAAAACCAGCAGGACGATCTTGTTCTGTTAAATCGGACCCTGCTCTTCGAAGGTACCAACCCCCACAATCCCGACCTGCTCGATCTGTCGGATCTGCCCCATCCCATGTTAGAGCAACTCATCCAAATCCTTCTGAAGGACAGCTATTTAGTGGTTTCCGTTGAAGAAGGAAGGGAAATAAATTCTTATACCATCTATCTCATGCACCTGTATCGCGAAAAAAGCGCTTGGCAAATTGAAGGCTTCGACCTGGAGGAGGAAAAGAGGCGGATTATACCCGTCGACTATCTCACCGATGTCAAGCCGTATCCCGGGAAAAAGAGAATAAGCAAGAAGAAGATTGCCGAACAACTGAGCAAGCAAGAGGAAGCCGTCAACCTGGTCCTCGAACTTGGTCCCAAGGCGATTGCCCAGTTCAAAAAGTACCATCCATTAAAAATATCCATTTCGTATACGAATCCTTATCAAACTACGGCTATTTTAAAGACTTTCGTCCACGTTAACCGTCCAGACGAATTGGCCGAAATGACAAATTGGCTGCTTTTCTTGGGGGGAGATATCAAAGTCAGGGAAATACCGAAGGAAGTTGTAGAAGGCCTTCAGGAGAGAGTGAGGCTTTTGGGGAACGCGCAGGGGCCGCTGTTTTAG
- a CDS encoding GyrI-like domain-containing protein: protein MATYMLEEKDSFIVAGIGTELKSDYTDYAGMNKEKETFWQTVRQDGRLDALKVVAANDYIFAVNELVNRKRMYYAGVLAGASVAEEYRSITFPKGPCLVIKGEGKTAEEMSSTLTGIAFGQVLPEADSFAYVGGPNATVEMGRRDGLVYGETWIPVVKK, encoded by the coding sequence ATGGCGACGTACATGCTTGAGGAGAAAGACAGCTTTATCGTTGCAGGCATTGGAACGGAACTGAAGAGCGATTACACGGACTACGCCGGCATGAACAAGGAGAAGGAAACGTTTTGGCAAACCGTGAGGCAGGATGGAAGGCTGGATGCATTGAAGGTTGTCGCTGCGAACGACTACATTTTTGCAGTGAACGAATTGGTGAACCGCAAGAGGATGTATTATGCCGGCGTCCTGGCGGGAGCATCGGTAGCGGAAGAATACAGGTCGATTACATTCCCCAAGGGACCATGCCTCGTCATTAAAGGCGAAGGGAAGACGGCGGAAGAAATGAGTAGTACCCTTACCGGCATTGCCTTTGGTCAAGTTTTGCCGGAAGCCGATAGCTTTGCTTATGTCGGCGGGCCCAATGCAACGGTGGAGATGGGGCGGCGAGACGGACTTGTCTATGGCGAAACGTGGATTCCGGTTGTGAAGAAATAA